One window of Cryptobacterium curtum DSM 15641 genomic DNA carries:
- the def gene encoding peptide deformylase — MRIVLSPDPILRQRAEEADIADESLKSLAQQMAETMYENNGCGLAAPQVGVLKRLIVIDCDTESEERNPITLINPVILETAGEWETEGEGCLSVPGITVPIRRRAFARVEYRDLDGNVCTIEGDGLLGRCLQHEIDHLNGKTLFESCDPITRIAALRDYDAALAAGAQPGEVAIA, encoded by the coding sequence ATGAGAATCGTCCTGTCTCCCGATCCAATCCTTCGTCAGCGTGCGGAGGAAGCTGATATTGCTGATGAGAGCCTTAAAAGTCTCGCACAGCAAATGGCCGAGACAATGTATGAAAATAATGGCTGTGGTCTTGCTGCGCCGCAGGTCGGTGTCTTGAAGCGACTTATTGTTATCGACTGTGATACCGAATCGGAAGAGCGTAATCCTATTACGCTTATCAATCCCGTGATCTTAGAGACTGCAGGTGAATGGGAAACTGAAGGGGAGGGCTGCCTTTCAGTACCCGGCATTACCGTGCCTATCCGTCGCCGTGCGTTTGCCCGTGTCGAATACCGCGATTTGGACGGCAATGTGTGCACCATCGAAGGTGATGGATTGCTCGGGCGCTGCCTGCAGCATGAAATTGACCATCTCAATGGCAAAACGCTCTTTGAAAGTTGCGACCCCATTACACGTATTGCGGCATTGCGCGACTACGATGCGGCTTTAGCGGCTGGTGCGCAGCCAGGCGAAGTAGCCATTGCTTAA